The Microbulbifer pacificus genome has a window encoding:
- a CDS encoding phage tail tube protein: MELLKLDIQHFARMKNALRGHFLAEYTPGETEPGTEWYKLGKWITTIGDDTQETTEEFADYNGDGTPTNDVVSVAGAYTPEGTYDPEDPAQALIASLKYKTGEGRKVWHRVVSADGKKEQVGLATVTAIVAGAGDASAYETFSCNIRFDQTPEENTITPPGDGGSGE; encoded by the coding sequence ATGGAACTATTAAAGTTAGATATTCAGCATTTTGCTAGAATGAAGAACGCCTTAAGAGGGCATTTCTTAGCAGAATATACACCGGGAGAAACTGAGCCGGGTACTGAATGGTATAAATTGGGTAAATGGATTACGACAATTGGCGATGACACACAAGAAACAACAGAGGAATTTGCTGATTACAATGGGGATGGAACACCTACGAATGATGTTGTATCCGTTGCTGGTGCCTACACACCAGAGGGAACGTACGACCCAGAGGACCCTGCACAAGCGTTAATCGCTAGTCTGAAATACAAAACTGGTGAAGGTCGTAAAGTATGGCATCGTGTAGTTTCTGCTGATGGTAAAAAGGAACAAGTAGGCCTTGCTACTGTAACAGCTATTGTTGCTGGTGCTGGTGATGCATCTGCTTACGAAACATTTAGCTGTAATATCCGATTTGACCAGACACCAGAAGAAAATACGATAACACCTCCTGGTGACGGTGGTTCGGGGGAGTAA
- a CDS encoding Gp15 family bacteriophage protein gives MRLNDPLITSFSYNDQEYGVDLSFDTVLNAFDVLEDKRLLDHEKAEICLELLLDETFQGNEAIELWNYVFKEFIEIEQKKPIERDLEGNIMPSRDEDEGNEKRFIDLEKDAEHIYSSFRQAYGINLFEQQGKLHWKEFQSLLNGLPSDTIIQRIIQIRMWEPSKGESTEYKEEMKKLQRIHAIDDLEEVE, from the coding sequence ATGCGGTTGAACGACCCTTTAATCACCTCTTTTTCATATAACGATCAAGAATACGGCGTAGACCTTTCATTTGATACCGTATTGAATGCTTTTGATGTGTTAGAGGATAAACGCCTATTAGATCATGAAAAAGCTGAAATATGCCTTGAATTGCTTTTAGATGAAACGTTCCAAGGTAATGAAGCTATCGAACTTTGGAATTACGTCTTCAAAGAGTTTATCGAGATTGAGCAAAAGAAACCGATTGAACGTGATTTGGAAGGGAATATCATGCCTTCAAGGGATGAAGATGAGGGCAACGAAAAAAGATTTATTGATCTAGAAAAAGATGCTGAACACATCTATTCATCATTCAGACAAGCGTACGGTATAAACCTATTTGAACAACAAGGAAAACTCCACTGGAAAGAGTTTCAATCCTTATTAAACGGTTTGCCATCAGATACGATCATTCAAAGAATTATACAAATACGCATGTGGGAGCCATCTAAAGGTGAATCAACGGAGTACAAGGAAGAAATGAAAAAGTTACAACGAATCCACGCAATTGATGACCTGGAGGAGGTGGAATAG